GTTAGAGAGAGCTTTTTAAATCTGGATTTGAGCCAGAAACAGAAAGCAACTGCTAAACAGAGAGTAAAGAAAGCCCAAGAGAACTTGAGATTAGCTAAGTTGCGTTATAAAGAAGGGGCTGCTATTAATACAGAAGTAATTGATGCTCAAGTAGAGCTTTCTAAAGCTAAAACTGATTATCAGAAACAGGTTTATGATTACTATATCAATCAAGCAGCGTTATTAAAATCAATCGGAATGTCTTATCTCTCATTACATAATTCAGAACTGGATTTAAAGGAAGGTAATTAAGTTTTCTGTTCAAGGAGGGAAGAATTAAATGAAGAAAATAAATTTGATTATATTATTAGCTAGTTTGCTCATTTTTAGTTTAGTTATTTCTGGTTGTAGTTCAAATAGCAAACAAGCAATAGCTAACTCTGAACCAAAGAAAAAGAAAAAAGTTAAACAAGAAACTACTAAAGATAATAAGATAATAGTTCAAGTAGCTAAAGCTATAAAAGATGATTTTAAGGTAGATCTTAATTTCACTGGTGAATTATCAGCTTATAGAAAAGTAAGCTTAGTACCGGAAATTTCAGGAGTTGTTAGAGAGATAAAGTTTGAAGAGAATGATCAAGTAAAAGAGGGGCAATTATTATTAAAATTGGATCAGGCTATTGAAAAAGCAGAATTAGAAAAAGCAGAGGGAAATTTAGAAGTAGCTAGGGCTCGTTTAGATAATGCTCGGAAAAACTTTAAAAGGATTAAAAGTCTGTATGAAAAGAATGTAACTTCTAAAAGTGAATATGATTCTACTAAAAGTAAGTATGAAGTAGCTCGAGCTCAGGTGAAGCAAGCTAAGGCAGCATTAAATTCCGCTGAGACTAAGTTAAATAAAACGACAATTGAAAGTCCAATTAAAGGAGTCATTGCTCAAAAGAAGATAGAGTTAGGAGAGATGGCTACTACAGGTAAACCTGTAGCTGAGATAGTCCAATTAAGACCGTTAGAATTTGAAGGAAGTATATCTACTACTGATTTAACTAAAGTTGATGTCGGTCAAAAGGTAACTGTTGCAGTAGATAGCTACCCTAAACAGACTTTTATAGGTGAAATTAGTAAAGTAGCATCGACAGTAGATCCATCTAATCGCGGTCTTAAAGTGACAGTTGAGGTTGCTAATAAGGAATTACTACTTAAACCAGGTATGTTTGCGGAAGGAAAGATATTGATTAACGAATTGAAGGATGTTTTGGTGATGCCTAAAGCAGCAATAAAGGAACGAAATAACAAGAAAGAAATTTTAGTTGTAAAAAATGGAGTCATAAAGACTAGACATGTGGAGGTAGGCTCAAGCAATAATAATCGAATTGCAGTTTATAAAGGGCTAAAACCAGGGGAGAAGGTTGTTGTTCGCGGCCCTGCTAATCTACAGCCTGGTACTGAGGTTGAGACTACAGAATGGGGTGAAACTGAATGAAGTTATCGGAGTTTTCAGTCGATCGCCCTGTAACTACAGTAATGTTAATTTTGATTATTTTAGTATTAGGTGGTATTGCTTTTACACGTTTAAGTGTAGATTTATATCCTGATATGACAATACCGGTTATTTCAGTATCTACTGATTATTCTGGTGCTGCTCCTGAGGAGATAGAACAATCAATTACCCGACCGTTAGAAGAAGGTTTGGCTACAGTAGATGATATAGATTCAGTTAGTTCTACTTCTCGGGAAGGCTTATCTCAGATAAATTTAGAGTTTGACTGGGGAACTGATATGGACATGGCAGCTGTTGATGTTAGAGAACAAGTTAGTTTGATCAAAGATAAACTTCCTGATGAGGCTGAAGAACCAATAGTGAAGAAAGTTGATTTGGATCAGATACCGATCTTGATCTTTGGTGTTTCATCTGATCAAAGAAGCGGCTTAGAATTAAAAGATTTTGCTGAAGAGAATATCAAAGATGAGTTGGAAAAGATTCCTGGTTTAGCTTCTGCTTCAATTGTAAGTGGAGAAAATCGTCAGATTAATATCAATGTTAATCGGGAAAAGTTAGAAGGATACAATCTTTCGATTAGTCAGGTAACAGATGCTTTACGTCAAGAGAATATCAATTTACCTGGTGGTGAGATTACAGAAAGACCTACTGAGTATCTATTGCGAACTGAAGGACAGTTTGAAAATATTGACCAAATAAAGAATGTAATCATTGCTATGCGTCAGCAGAAACCTATCACAATTAGTGATATTGCAGAAGTTGAAGATGGGTATGAAGATCGAGAGGTTTATGTTCGTGTTAATGAAAGAAAAACTGTGGGAGCAATGGTTACTAAACAGTCTGGAGCTAATACTGTAGAAGTAATCAATCGAGCTAAAAAGAAACTAGAAAAAATAAAAAAGAATCTTCCTTCAGATATTCATATAGATATTTCACGAGATCAGTCTAAATTTATTAAAAAGTCCATTGCTACTGTCCAACAGAATGTACTTACTGGTGGGCTATTTGCAGTTATTATACTCTTCTTATTTTTAAGGAGTTTTCGCAGTACATTTATTATTGGTGCTGCTATTCCAATAACTGTAATTGCAGCTTTTGGTTTGCTTTACTACAGTGGATATACACTTAACTTAATGACACTTGGTGGTTTAGCTTTAGGGGTAGGAATGTTGGTAGATAATTCAGTTGTAGTATTAGAGAATATTTTCCGACATTTGCAGCATGAAGGGGCCGACCCTATTCGAGCAGCTAAGCAAGGAAGTAGTGAAGTAGGAACAGCAGTTTTTGCTTCTACAATGACTACTTTAGCTGTCTTTATTCCAATTTCTTTTGTTGAGGGAATAGCACAAGAATTATTTGGTCCGTTTTCAATGACAGTTGCTTTTGCGTTGTTTGCATCATTTATTATTGCTATTACTTTTGTGCCTATGTCTTCAGCTAGACTATTAAGCTTTAATAATGTTGAGGAAAACAAAGATGATGATGAAGAGAAAGTGACTGTTAGGATTGCAAATAAGGTAATGGATGTTTATCGTCAGATGTTAGATTGGTGCCTTGATCATCGTAAAACAGTACTTACTATGGCAGTAATCTTGTTTGTTGCTTCATTGGCTTTGTTTCCTTTTATTGGGAAAGAATTTATGCCTGATTCAGAACGAGATGCTTTTCGAATAATGGTAGAACTACCAGTAGGTACTGATTTGGAAACTACTAATCAGGAGTCAAAAAAGATAGAAGATATAATTACACAAATTCCTGAAGTACGGGTAGCTTTTAATTTATTAGGAGATACCGGAGGAAAGGGAAGTACTAGTGGTTCTAATGAAGCAATGTTTATGATTCGCTTAATAGATGAAGAGAAGCGGGAAAGAAGCACTAGTGAAATTCAAGAAGAAATTCGATCGAAGTTGCCGCCTATTCCTGGAGCTGAGATAAGATTTGCTGAAGCTAGTATGCTTGGCGGTAGCGGAAATGATTCTGCTTTAAACATTAAGGTCTTTGGCGAAGATCTGGATAGATTAGAATCTTTAGCTAAGCAAGTGAAGAAGGAAGCCCAAAAAGTTAGCGGTACTAGAGATATTTATAGTTCTGTTGATGAAGGAAAGCCTGAAATTAGAGTTGATGTAGACCGCAAGCGGGCAGCAGATCTCGGTTTAGGAGTAAATAAAATAGGAAAGACAGTTGAAACTTATGTTAATGGAAGGACTGCAACACAGTATCATGGAACAGATGACGGAGATACAGTTGATATTGAAGTAAGATTGGCTAAAAAAGATCGGACGATGATACAGCAGCTTGATTCAATGAAGATTATGACGTCTAAAGGTCGGTTTATTCCTTTAAATTCTGTAGCTAAAATAGTTCAAACCAAAGGACCAACAAAGATTGACCGTGAGGACCAACAGCGTCATGTCAGTGTTTATAGTGATATTGAAGGACGTGATTTGGGTAGTGTTGTAGCTGATATAGAATCTAGAGTAAAATCTAATGTTGAGTTACCAGCTAATTATAGGATTGAATACGGCGGAGAGAATGAAGATATGCAGGAAACCTTTAAAAATCTAAGTATGGCTTTAGTAGTAGCTATTATATTAGTCTATATGGTTCTTGCTTCTCAGTTTGAATCGCTTCTCCATCCGTTCACGGTAATGTTAACTTTACCGCTAACATTAATTGGAGTTTTAGCTGCCTTATTCTTAACTGGAGAAACGATTAGTGCTACTTCTATGATTGGAGTTATTATGTTGGCTGGGATAGTAGTTAATAATGCTATTGTTTTAGTTGACTATATTAATATTCTTCGGAGTAGAGGTTTAAGAAGAAGAGAAGCTGTTCTAGAAGCTGGTCCTATACGACTGCGTCCAGTGTTAATGACAGCTTTAACGACAATTTTAGGTTTGATTCCAATAGCGGCTGGTTGGGGTAGTGGATCTGAAGGAATGGCCCCGATGGGAATTGCAGTAATTGGAGGATTAACAACTGCAACTTTCCTAACATTATTAGTAATTCCTACATTATATCTAAGTTTAGAAAAGGTTAAAGACTTTATTGTTGCTTTACCTGGAAAATTAAAAAATAAAGTAGTAGGTTAGATTTATAGTTAGCTGGTAGGAAGAATAGAATTATATAAATTAAAGTCTGAGGACTATAATTTTATAGGACTCAGACTTTCTTTATTTATATGGTTTTACTGTTTTTTCTTCTTTATTAATTATATTTTTCTTCCAATGACCACGTTTAAACCAGAGAATAGCTGTTAGACTTCCAGCAACATTAGAAACAACAAAAGACCACCAGATTCCAGTAGCGCCCCATCCAAAGACCTTACTTAGGATATTAGCTAAAGGAATTCTTATAATCCAGAGAGAAAAAATAGAAAAGAACATTGCTGAGAGAGTATTTCCAGCTCCGCGAAATCCACCGTTAATTACTATTAAGACTCCCATAAATCCAAAGAAGAGTCCATTAATTTGCATAAATGAACTACCTATCTTTACTACTTCAGGGTTATTATTGAATATTTTAATAATAAGTTGTGGTACTGTAAAAAAAGCAACTCCTAAAGTAGATAAAAGAATAAAATTCAGTCCTGTACTTAGATAAGCGCTTTTTTCAGCGCGATTGATTTTATTGGCTCCTAGGTTTTGTCCTACCATAGTAGTTGTAGCTGTAGAAAATCCTCGAGAGGGCATGATTACTAATGATAAAACTCTAGTACAGATACCGAAAGCAGCTACTGTCATAGTTCCAAAATGGGCCACAATGCTCATCATAGCTGTCATTCCTAATCCTCTTGTTGATTGTTCAATAGCAGCTGGAGCTCCTAAATTAATTATTTCTTTAATTAATTTAAAGTCAAATTTTAGATGTTTCCATTTTAAGTTTAGGCCATAAGTTCCTTTCCATAAAAAATAGATACTTAAAAGAGCTACTATAGCTCTAGAAAAGACAGTAGCTACTGCTGCTCCACTGACTCCTAGTTCGGGGAAAAAGCTGATTCCAAAAATCAAGAATGGATCGAGAACAAGATTTATTAAGGTGGACACAAACATTAGCTTCATTGGGGTAATGCTATTACCATTACCACGCAGTAATGCTGAAAAGATAAAGAAAACGAACATAAAAGACATACCAAAAAATAGAATTCGCATATAGTTTACTGCTAATGGAAGTACTTGTTTTGAAGCTCCCATCCACTTAAGAAAGTTGGGAGTAAAGATTATACCGATTATCGAACAGAAAAGAGCAATACTGAGTACGAAGCTGAATATTTGACCAACTACATGATTTACTTTCTCTTTTTCATTAGCACCAGTATATTGAGCAACTAAGGTAGTACCAGCAATTGTAAACCCGATACCTAAGGATAATAAAACAAAGACGATAGGAAAACTTAATGAGATAGCGGCTACAGATTTAGCTCCTACTCTTCCTACCCAGATAGTGTCAACTATATTATATGTCATTTGCATTAAGTTGCTTAAGATAATTGGCCAGGATAGTTGAAATAATGATTTAATAAGTGATCCTTCAGTTGAATCAATCTGTTTCCCTAACCGTTTTTGTAATTTTTCTCCCATTATTTAACTAACCTCCTTTATTGATTATTTTAATATTAGAGAAGATAGTACCCATTGCATGATAACATTGTCAAGTTATTCTGTCAATTCTTATAATTAACTTTATATTTAGAAATTTTAGTGTTAAACTTGTTGTATAAATAAAAGTAAGGAGTTGATGGTAATGATCGGCTGTTGTACAGTAGAAATTAGAATTCCAATGAGTAATACATTAAAATATAAACGAGGAATTATTAAAAGTATGTCTGAAAGACTTAAAAATCAATTTAATATAGCAGTGGCAGAGGTGGATAAGAATGATAATTTGAAGTTAGCAACTATCGGAATAGTAACTATTAGTAATGATAATAAGTATATAGATCAGCTTTTAAGTAAAGTAGTAAAGTTTATAGAAAAAGAAAGAGAGATACAGTTAGTAGATTATTCAATTGAATTTATTTAGTAGAGAAATAGAGTAAAATGATTATTGATTTGACTCAATCATTTGAATTTAATATTGATAATTAATAGCTTCTTTGGGATTCCCAGAGAAGCTATTTTTTCTTTTGTCTAAATTTAAATGCACGTAACAAAATTTGACACATAAATATACCATAAAAAGGTAAGAGGGGAGGGATATATATGGATGGGTTATCAGTAGCCCGTAATATTTTAGTTCAAGAAAGATTATTATCTTTTCTTTATCGTCGACTGGATAGACATGTTACTGATGAAAATTTAAAAGAAATAGTTGATCGATTACGGAGGTTCCAGAGCCGACAGCTTCAATTGCTTAATGAATTGATTGAAGAATTAGAAATACCGATGCCGCCATCGGGAGTAAGATATGCAGAATATATAGTTCAACGTGGAGATACACTCTTTTTAATTGCTCAAAGGTATAATACTACTGTAGCTAATCTTTTACGGATAAATCCTGAGATTGAAGATCCAGATAATATTCAGGTAGGGATGAAGATAAATCTTCCAATTGTTTTACCTCAGCCGCCGGAGTGTTGTTTTGAGTATACTGTTAGAATGGGAGATACATTATTCAAATTAGCACAAAGATTTAATACTACAGTCAATGAACTTGTCTTCTTTAATAGTATTAGTGACCCAGATCTTATTTACCCTGGGCGCATTTTAATTATACCATGTGATGAGAAATAGTAGAATAGTTATTTTGGAATAGTTTAAGTGTGGGGATATCCCCACACTTAATTCAATAAGACCGATAGAAAGCAGGTTGATGTGATATCCATTTTCATATATCATAATAACTGAATAATGTTTTTATTAAAAGCTTAATAGTTTATATTATGCAAGGAGGATAGAGGCATAGATTGATTAATTTGTTGGAGGTTTTATTATGCCTGAAGTTGAGTTAACTAAAGATTCAGATCGGTTAGGAACAGAAAATATTCTACCGTTACTTATTAAACTTTCGGTGCCAGGGATTATAGGAATGGGGACTCAGTCATTATATAATGTGATTGATAGTATTTATATAGGACGTTTAAGTAAAGAAGCGCTTTCGGCTGTTTCTTTAGCCTTTCCAGTGCAGATGATATTAATTGCAATTGGAGCTGGAACAGGTGTAGGAATTAGTTCATTAATTTCTCGTTTATTAGGGAAAGACAAAGATAATAAAGCTAGTAATGCAGCTGAACATGTTATTTTGATTACTTTAGTTTACGGTTTAATAGTTGGGGTAGGTGGACTTCTTTGGGCTGATGAATTAATTAACATTTTCACTGATAATTCTAATCTAGTTACTATGGCAGTTGAGTATATTAGAGTTATTATGATGGGGTCAATGGCATTATTCTTTCCAATGATTGCTAATAACGTTTTGCGTGGAGCAGGTAATACCTTTGCTCCAATGGTAATGTTAGTTATTGGAGCAGTTTTAAATATTATTATTGATCCTTTTTTAATTTTTGGTATTGGTATTTTTCCTAAGCTAGGCATTCAAGGTGCTGCTGTAGCTACTATTCTTTCTAGATTAATCGGTGGGATTTTTATTGCTTATATATTATTTAAGAGACAGAAGCAGATTGAATTTAGTTTAAATAAATTTGAATTTGATTTTCAGCTTATTAAAGAAATTTATCGTGTAGGGCTGCCGGCTATGGCTATGCCGCTTTCTGCTAGTGTGATGATTGCGGGAGTCAATAAAATTATAGTTAGTTATAGTACTTTAGCTATTGCTGTTTTTGGTATTTACTTTAGGCTACAGTCTTTTGTGTTTTTACCAATTATTGGTTTGAATCAGGGTTATATGCCGATTGTAGGTTATAATTATGGACATGAGAATCCAGAACGAATGAAAAAAACAATTAAACTGGGGTTGACAGTTAGTGCTGTCTTTACTACCATTGGCTTTATTATTTTTCAGGTTTTTTCTAGAGAGTTAATTCAATTATTTAATCGTAGTCCTGAATTATTAGAAATGGGAATGACAGCTTTGAAGCGTTTAACACTTGCTTTTCCGATTATGGGGCCAGCTTTGGTTGCTTCTAGTACATTCCAGGCTGTTGGAAAGGGGCTGCCTAGTTTGGTTCATTCAGCTGCTAGACAGGTTTTTTTACTTTTTCCGATTATGTATTTATTAGGGAAAATATATGGTTTGAACACACTTTGGTTTGCTTTGCCGATTGCTGAATTTGTTGCAGCAGTAGGAATAATTACTTGGATGGTTATTACTCTTCGTACTCTTTTTACTGAATTACGGAATGCTAAATAATATAGATAAGGTTTATTTTTACTACTTAGTAAAAAGTTTAGTTTGATGTAATTAATCCTTCGGTTATTGGTAATAATAGAAGTAGACTGAAGTAAGGGGGGGGAAGTTATGAGAGTACCAGACCATATAGGAGTTATTCCTGATGGCAATCGTCGCTGGGCTGAGAGCAATGGGCTTTCTAAGGAGCAGGGATATGCGCATGGACTTAGTCCAGGAGTAGAATTGCTGCGGCTTTGTAAAGAAGTTGGTATTAATGAAATTACTTACTATGGATTTACTACTGATAATACTAAGCGTCCGCCTAAACAGATTTCTGCTTTTAGACAGGCCTGTATAGATGCGGTGGAGAGGTTAGCTACTGAAGATGCTTCCTTATTGGTAATTGGTGATAGTCAGGCAGATGTATTTCCAGATAAGTTAAAGCCATATACTGAAAAGAGACAAACTTTTGGTAATGATGAAATTAAAGTTAATTTCTTAGTTAATTATGGTTGGGAGTGGGATTTAAATAATATAAGTAAGGTAGAGGATATATCACGACAGAAACTTAAAAATCAGTTAAATTCCAATCAGGTTTCGCAGGTTGATTTAGTAATTCGTTGGGGAAATCGCAGAAGGCTAAGTGGATTTTTGCCGGTACAGTCAGTTTATGCTGACTTCTATGTTGTGGATGAGTATTGGCCTGATTTTGAGCCTGCGCAATTTTATGAGGCGTTAGAATGGTATGATAAGCAAGATATTACATATGGAGGATAAAAATTAATTATGTTAATTAGCATACCTTATTCAGGTATGCTTTTTATATTTTTAATTAATGATATTGAGATAACTTATTATAGCGATACGTAAATGTATTATAGTGATTCATTTATGTATCGCTATAATATTTTTTTAATTTAGATAAAAAGTTGATATATGACAATATAATTATGGTTTATGATATTAATTGCAAAAGTAAATTGGCGTTAGAGTATGTTTTATACTCTAAAGTACTTGAGTTTTCTATAAATATTTTAAAATCTAAAAATTCGAAGATGAATTTGGTGATACAGTTATGAATCAAAAATAAATATTTTTTTATCAGTTTTTTTATTTTTATTATTTGCAAGGCGTTTTAATTACTAAGTTGACGGAATTATAAGTTTTTTTAAAATTTTAATATAATTGGAACAAGCATTGCAATTACTAATATAAGTGAAGTAGGTAAGCAGAATGAAAATAATTTTAATAGTTTATAAGAAAAATGGTTGTTTAAAAGAATTTCATTAGGTTGCTCAAAATTATTTTGAACATTTAAAAAAAGGGGGGGAGCTTAAGTTTGTTAGCTCTATCTTGAAAGAATGGAACAAATTTTCATTATATTTTTACATTGATAGGAGGGATTAAATGAAAGTAGTAGATATAATGACTAAAAATCCGATTACCTTTAATAAAGATGAATCTATTAAAAAAGCTGCTAAAGTATTTTATACACAACAAATAGATGGAGCACCAGTAGTAGATTCAAAAGGTAAGCTAGAAGGTATTTTTACTAAATCTCATTTGATGAAAGCAGTAATAAAAGATTGGGATAATGAAAAGTTGATAGAAGATTTAATGACTAAGGAAATAGTTAAGATTACTAAGGATAAGAGCTTAGAAGAAGCATGGGAAATAAAGGTAGGTAGGTTACCAGTTGTTAATGAAAAAAATATAGTAATAGGAATTGTAACTAAAACGGATTTAGTTGAGATATTTTGGAACCAGGCCCAAAATATAAAAAAAGAGTTAGAGACTATACTTGATTCTTCTCATAATGGAATCCTTGCTATAAATGCGGAGGGGATAATTGTAACTTATAATGCTGCTGCAGAAGAGATGCTAGGTTATGATGCAGAGGAAGTAATTGGTAAGCCAATTAGATCTGTATTACCTAATTCTGGATTGTTGGATGTATTAAAAACAGGTGAAGCAGAATTTGGAGAAAAAATAAATATTGGTGAATTAACTGCTTTAACAAATAGAAGTCCTATTTTTCAAGATGGAGAAATAAACGGGTCAATGGCTATTTTTCAGGATATTTCTGATTTAGAACAAATCTCGGAAGAATTAAAAACAGTAAAAAATTTGAATAAAGAGTTAGATGCAATAATCGAGTCGGTATCTGATGGACTTTATATTACAGATGGATATGGGGATACAATTAGAATTAATAGTGCTTATGAGAAGATCACAGGAATCAAAAGTGAAGAAGTATTAGGTAGAAATATGAAAGACTTAGTGGAAGAGGGGGTATTTTCTGAAGCAGTTACCTTCCAAGTATTAGACAAAAGAGAGCCAGTAAGTGTTATGCATGAGATTAAAACAGGACAGAAAGTTTTGAGTACTGGGAATCCTGTTTTTAACGAAGACGGTGAAATAGTTCGAATAGTAACTACTGCAAGAGATGTGAAAAAATTAAATCATTTAAAAAAAGAATTAGAAAAGACAAAGGAATTAAGTGAAAGATATTATTCTGAATTGGAACAGCTTCGTTCTCAGCAATTAGAGCTTGATGATGAAATAGTAGTAAAGAGTAGTAAGATGGAGAAGGTGTTTGATTCAGCATTGCAAGTTGGAAAAGTTGATTCGACAGTTTTGATTACTGGTGAATCAGGAGTAGGTAAAGAAATAGTAGCCCAAGCTATACATAAGGCTAGTGAAAGAAAAAATAATTCATTAATAAAAGTTAATTGTGGAGCAATACCGGATAATTTATTGGAAGCAGAATTATTTGGTTATGAAAAAGGAGCATTTACAGGTGCTAAGTCAGATGGTAAGTTAGGAATGTTTGAGTTAGCTGATAAGGGGACATTATTTTTAGATGAAGTCGGTGAATTACCATTAAATTTACAGGTTAAACTGTTACGGGCATTACAAGAAGAAAAAATAAAGAGAGTAGGTGGAACTGAACGTATTAAGATTGATACTAGAATAATAGCAGCTACTAATCAAGATTTAAAGAGAATGATGGAAGAAAGAAAATTTAGAGAGGATCTTTATTATAGACTTAATGTAGTACCAATTTATATTCCTCCTTTACGTGAAAGAAAAGAAGATATTGCTCCTTTAATCTTTAATTTTCTTCAGAAATTCAATGAGGAATATGATGCTAATAGAAAAATATCATTAGATGTAATAGAAACTTTAGAGGAGTATAGCTGGCCAGGAAATGTAAGAGAATTAAAAAATTTAGTTGAAAGATTTGTAGTAATGTCAATGCAGGAAAAAATTGAATTAAGTAGTTTGCCTAAAAAAATAGAAAAATCTAAATATGAAGGGAAAAGTATTAAAGTTTCTGAGATAATACCACTTAAAAAAGCTGTTTCTAGAGTAGAAAAAAATATAATTGAAATGGCCTTGAAAAAATATAATACCACTTATAAGGTAGCAAAAGCTTTAGGTGTAAGTCAACCTACTGTAGTTAGAAAAAAGAATAAATATAAACTTTGATTCTAAGATATTGATACAGCATTGTATTTTCTAATACAACATTGTATCAAAATTACTTTCCTTTGATTGTAAAGAAAGTCAATAAAGATTTAAAGAGTTAAAATGACATCGATACAACTTTGTATCGATGTAGTACATATGAGAGTTACTAGGGGTTTAATAGATTAAATATAAGTGAAATTTATTTTAAAAAATAATTTTAAAAAGGGAAAATGATAGCTATATAAGTTGAAATTTGATAAAAAACTGTTTTTTTATTCTTTTTAGAAAATTTGGAATATATCTTGCAAAGTATAATATAGTGAAAGTTAGCACAAAGTTTAACAAACTAGAATAGAGGAGGGGATTATAAAGATTTTAGTTTATGAGTTATAGAATGGTTGAATTTGAATGGGAATGAAAATAAAAAGAATAACAAGGTATTGAAGAATAGCAACTATTATTAAGTCGGAGTCATGCGGTGTTTAGTTTATAGTAAATAATTTAAAACGGGAGGAATTAAAAACATGGAAAATGAAAAACGAATGCCCTATATTTGGGAGTCATTAATATCATTGTTGGCTTTAGTTGTTTCAATAAGTGTAGCTATTGTTAAATATGATGCTGCACCTCATGTTCCGATGTTGATGGGAACAATTGTTGCCTGTTTAATGGCGTATAGAATTGGATATAAGTGGGATGATATTGAACAGGGAATGATTGATGGGATTACTCAATCTTTGCAAGCGGTTATAATTCTTTGCATTATTGGTGTTTTAGTTGGTGTTTGGATTTTAAGTGGTGTAGTACCTACAATGATTTATTATGGGCTGAAAATTTTAAGTCCAGAAATCTTCTTAGTAGCTAGTGTGATAATTTGTGCTATAACTT
The DNA window shown above is from Sporohalobacter salinus and carries:
- a CDS encoding efflux RND transporter periplasmic adaptor subunit; the encoded protein is MKKINLIILLASLLIFSLVISGCSSNSKQAIANSEPKKKKKVKQETTKDNKIIVQVAKAIKDDFKVDLNFTGELSAYRKVSLVPEISGVVREIKFEENDQVKEGQLLLKLDQAIEKAELEKAEGNLEVARARLDNARKNFKRIKSLYEKNVTSKSEYDSTKSKYEVARAQVKQAKAALNSAETKLNKTTIESPIKGVIAQKKIELGEMATTGKPVAEIVQLRPLEFEGSISTTDLTKVDVGQKVTVAVDSYPKQTFIGEISKVASTVDPSNRGLKVTVEVANKELLLKPGMFAEGKILINELKDVLVMPKAAIKERNNKKEILVVKNGVIKTRHVEVGSSNNNRIAVYKGLKPGEKVVVRGPANLQPGTEVETTEWGETE
- a CDS encoding efflux RND transporter permease subunit, translating into MKLSEFSVDRPVTTVMLILIILVLGGIAFTRLSVDLYPDMTIPVISVSTDYSGAAPEEIEQSITRPLEEGLATVDDIDSVSSTSREGLSQINLEFDWGTDMDMAAVDVREQVSLIKDKLPDEAEEPIVKKVDLDQIPILIFGVSSDQRSGLELKDFAEENIKDELEKIPGLASASIVSGENRQININVNREKLEGYNLSISQVTDALRQENINLPGGEITERPTEYLLRTEGQFENIDQIKNVIIAMRQQKPITISDIAEVEDGYEDREVYVRVNERKTVGAMVTKQSGANTVEVINRAKKKLEKIKKNLPSDIHIDISRDQSKFIKKSIATVQQNVLTGGLFAVIILFLFLRSFRSTFIIGAAIPITVIAAFGLLYYSGYTLNLMTLGGLALGVGMLVDNSVVVLENIFRHLQHEGADPIRAAKQGSSEVGTAVFASTMTTLAVFIPISFVEGIAQELFGPFSMTVAFALFASFIIAITFVPMSSARLLSFNNVEENKDDDEEKVTVRIANKVMDVYRQMLDWCLDHRKTVLTMAVILFVASLALFPFIGKEFMPDSERDAFRIMVELPVGTDLETTNQESKKIEDIITQIPEVRVAFNLLGDTGGKGSTSGSNEAMFMIRLIDEEKRERSTSEIQEEIRSKLPPIPGAEIRFAEASMLGGSGNDSALNIKVFGEDLDRLESLAKQVKKEAQKVSGTRDIYSSVDEGKPEIRVDVDRKRAADLGLGVNKIGKTVETYVNGRTATQYHGTDDGDTVDIEVRLAKKDRTMIQQLDSMKIMTSKGRFIPLNSVAKIVQTKGPTKIDREDQQRHVSVYSDIEGRDLGSVVADIESRVKSNVELPANYRIEYGGENEDMQETFKNLSMALVVAIILVYMVLASQFESLLHPFTVMLTLPLTLIGVLAALFLTGETISATSMIGVIMLAGIVVNNAIVLVDYINILRSRGLRRREAVLEAGPIRLRPVLMTALTTILGLIPIAAGWGSGSEGMAPMGIAVIGGLTTATFLTLLVIPTLYLSLEKVKDFIVALPGKLKNKVVG
- a CDS encoding MATE family efflux transporter gives rise to the protein MGEKLQKRLGKQIDSTEGSLIKSLFQLSWPIILSNLMQMTYNIVDTIWVGRVGAKSVAAISLSFPIVFVLLSLGIGFTIAGTTLVAQYTGANEKEKVNHVVGQIFSFVLSIALFCSIIGIIFTPNFLKWMGASKQVLPLAVNYMRILFFGMSFMFVFFIFSALLRGNGNSITPMKLMFVSTLINLVLDPFLIFGISFFPELGVSGAAVATVFSRAIVALLSIYFLWKGTYGLNLKWKHLKFDFKLIKEIINLGAPAAIEQSTRGLGMTAMMSIVAHFGTMTVAAFGICTRVLSLVIMPSRGFSTATTTMVGQNLGANKINRAEKSAYLSTGLNFILLSTLGVAFFTVPQLIIKIFNNNPEVVKIGSSFMQINGLFFGFMGVLIVINGGFRGAGNTLSAMFFSIFSLWIIRIPLANILSKVFGWGATGIWWSFVVSNVAGSLTAILWFKRGHWKKNIINKEEKTVKPYK
- a CDS encoding DUF503 domain-containing protein, giving the protein MIGCCTVEIRIPMSNTLKYKRGIIKSMSERLKNQFNIAVAEVDKNDNLKLATIGIVTISNDNKYIDQLLSKVVKFIEKEREIQLVDYSIEFI
- a CDS encoding LysM peptidoglycan-binding domain-containing protein, whose amino-acid sequence is MDGLSVARNILVQERLLSFLYRRLDRHVTDENLKEIVDRLRRFQSRQLQLLNELIEELEIPMPPSGVRYAEYIVQRGDTLFLIAQRYNTTVANLLRINPEIEDPDNIQVGMKINLPIVLPQPPECCFEYTVRMGDTLFKLAQRFNTTVNELVFFNSISDPDLIYPGRILIIPCDEK